A region from the Candidatus Sulfotelmatobacter sp. genome encodes:
- a CDS encoding TolC family protein, with the protein MIHMSGWRAVLVVLLTVAAGQARAEEAAAPAGPMNADAAVKIALKHGSDAIRSKASIQDALGNYWGAANGVLPAVSLNAGRSGSLTQNQPITLATIVGTQVVTGTGLLDVESYQRNAVVSGSWAILNPSAIAGYSSAKNELKSAKLQDLSTRQDIGLSVRRQYYEVVKAIKLAQVSDGALRLSRDNERRVRALFEVGSVSRSDLLKAQVQTAQSELDSITNHQQIVAQRITLANLIGIPENSMGEVDTTLAYRPMDYDEATLIKEALANRPDLKAADASLKSAHAGLGAARYSRLPYLVLSGSVNVKPAFDQKSDADTMPGAPHDISRQHVESDRIWSGTIALRWDFNVGTDSRIASARANLMRAEDTRTALNRDLEGDIRSALFTYRQAVAGSDVAQRSIESATETYKLIQQKYNVGSSTILDLIDAQVQLERAYSDLVNALAVIRVAEAQLNRLAGRGE; encoded by the coding sequence ATGATTCACATGAGTGGCTGGCGAGCTGTCCTGGTGGTCCTGCTGACAGTGGCGGCGGGGCAGGCGCGCGCCGAGGAAGCGGCCGCGCCGGCGGGTCCCATGAACGCCGACGCGGCGGTCAAGATCGCGTTGAAGCACGGCTCCGATGCGATTCGATCCAAGGCTTCGATCCAGGACGCCCTCGGGAACTACTGGGGGGCGGCCAACGGCGTGCTCCCGGCGGTATCCCTGAACGCCGGCCGCAGCGGCAGCCTGACTCAGAACCAGCCGATCACGCTGGCCACCATCGTCGGCACCCAGGTGGTCACGGGAACCGGTCTGCTCGACGTCGAATCCTACCAGCGCAACGCGGTGGTGAGCGGCAGCTGGGCGATCCTCAACCCATCCGCCATCGCCGGGTATTCCTCGGCGAAGAACGAGCTCAAGTCGGCGAAGCTCCAGGATCTTTCCACACGCCAGGACATCGGGCTCAGCGTCCGCCGCCAGTACTACGAAGTGGTGAAGGCCATCAAGCTGGCGCAGGTGTCGGACGGGGCGCTGCGACTGTCGCGCGACAACGAGCGGCGCGTGCGCGCGCTGTTCGAGGTGGGATCGGTCTCGCGCAGCGATCTGCTCAAGGCTCAGGTGCAGACGGCGCAGAGCGAGCTCGACTCGATCACCAATCATCAGCAGATCGTGGCCCAGCGCATCACGCTCGCCAATCTGATCGGAATTCCCGAGAACTCGATGGGCGAGGTGGACACCACGCTGGCCTATCGGCCGATGGACTACGACGAAGCGACGCTGATCAAGGAGGCGCTTGCGAACCGGCCGGATCTCAAGGCCGCCGACGCCTCGCTCAAGTCGGCTCACGCCGGTCTGGGCGCCGCCCGCTACAGTCGGCTTCCCTACCTGGTGCTCAGCGGTTCGGTCAATGTCAAGCCGGCGTTCGACCAGAAGAGCGATGCCGACACCATGCCCGGCGCGCCTCACGATATCTCCAGACAGCACGTCGAGAGCGACCGGATTTGGAGCGGCACGATCGCGCTGCGCTGGGACTTCAACGTCGGCACCGATTCGAGGATCGCTTCAGCGCGGGCCAATCTGATGCGCGCGGAGGACACGCGCACCGCCCTCAATCGCGATCTCGAGGGGGACATCCGTTCGGCGTTGTTCACCTATCGCCAGGCGGTGGCGGGGAGCGACGTCGCTCAGCGCAGCATCGAGTCGGCCACCGAGACCTACAAACTGATTCAGCAGAAGTACAACGTGGGTTCCTCCACGATTCTGGATCTCATCGACGCCCAGGTTCAGCTCGAGCGCGCCTACAGTGACCTGGTGAATGCGCTCGCGGTCATTCGCGTGGCCGAAGCACAGTTGAACCGTCTGGCAGGCCGCGGCGAGTGA
- a CDS encoding efflux RND transporter periplasmic adaptor subunit has protein sequence MLKNKKLLWIGLGALLLVVLIVAQVANSAKGKVEAVQLARVRVEDVTSRVRAPGKIEPKTQVKISADIPGKITHLLVKEGDRVKQGQLMLQLDDTQYRANFNQARAALASAEAHQKDADAALKVAEANYTRQKALFDQKLLSQAEWDQATSAYESARAADATGHEEITRCQAALDGARDNVDKCAFRAPFDGIVSSLDVEQGEIVITGTMNNAGTQIMVVSDLSRMLVRADVDETDVVDMKLGQKAKISVDAMPDTTFEGTVTEIGNTAKASITSTVQGQTNFEVKVVFDSNVPQVRPGMTADVDIETATHSKTRAVPIQAVVVRTQRELDRALNKRKAGRNPRVGDASAAEEDTVGRKDKEITGIFVNRGGIATFVPVRTGIASETMIEVYGDVKEGEQVVTGPYKALRELKPQAKIKAEAAGAHGVRK, from the coding sequence ATGCTGAAGAACAAGAAGCTCCTGTGGATCGGGCTCGGCGCGCTGTTGCTGGTGGTGTTGATCGTCGCTCAGGTGGCGAACAGCGCGAAGGGCAAGGTCGAGGCGGTGCAACTGGCGCGAGTGCGGGTGGAAGACGTCACTTCGCGTGTCCGGGCGCCCGGCAAGATCGAGCCGAAGACCCAGGTCAAGATCAGCGCCGACATCCCGGGCAAGATCACGCACCTGCTCGTCAAGGAGGGCGACCGCGTCAAGCAGGGCCAGCTGATGCTGCAGCTCGACGACACTCAGTACCGTGCCAATTTCAATCAGGCCCGCGCGGCGCTGGCTTCGGCCGAAGCCCATCAGAAGGACGCGGACGCGGCGCTCAAGGTGGCCGAGGCGAACTACACCCGGCAGAAGGCTCTGTTCGATCAGAAACTCCTGTCGCAGGCCGAGTGGGATCAGGCGACCAGCGCGTACGAGTCGGCGCGCGCCGCGGACGCCACCGGCCACGAGGAGATCACGCGGTGTCAGGCCGCGCTCGACGGCGCCCGCGACAACGTGGACAAGTGCGCGTTCAGGGCGCCGTTCGACGGCATCGTCAGCTCGCTGGACGTCGAGCAGGGCGAGATCGTCATCACCGGCACCATGAACAACGCCGGCACCCAGATCATGGTGGTGTCCGACCTGTCGAGAATGCTGGTGCGAGCCGACGTGGACGAGACCGACGTCGTCGACATGAAGCTCGGGCAGAAGGCGAAGATCTCGGTGGACGCCATGCCCGACACCACCTTCGAGGGAACCGTCACCGAGATCGGTAACACCGCCAAGGCTTCGATCACCTCGACGGTTCAGGGCCAGACCAACTTCGAGGTCAAGGTGGTGTTCGACTCCAACGTGCCCCAGGTGCGGCCGGGCATGACCGCCGACGTGGACATCGAGACCGCCACCCATTCGAAGACCCGCGCCGTGCCCATTCAGGCCGTGGTGGTGCGCACCCAGCGCGAGCTGGACCGGGCCCTGAACAAGCGCAAGGCCGGCCGCAACCCGCGGGTCGGCGACGCTTCCGCGGCGGAAGAGGACACCGTCGGGCGCAAGGACAAGGAGATCACCGGAATCTTCGTGAATCGCGGCGGGATCGCGACCTTCGTTCCGGTGCGCACCGGCATCGCGAGCGAAACCATGATCGAGGTGTACGGGGACGTGAAGGAAGGGGAGCAGGTGGTGACCGGGCCCTACAAGGCCTTGCGCGAGCTCAAGCCTCAGGCCAAGATCAAGGCCGAGGCCGCGGGCGCGCATGGCGTACGGAAGTAG
- a CDS encoding ABC transporter ATP-binding protein: MLIQIRGLHRVYQVGDEKVHALNGVDLDIESNEYVAIMGPSGSGKSTLMNILGCLDSPTQGSYQLKGAEISRVSDDELARIRNQEIGFVFQTFNLLPRADALHNVELPLVYAGIRHEERRKRAREALQLVGLGDRMSHRPNELSGGQRQRVAIARALVNKPSIVLADEPTGNLDTVTGEEIMAAFQRIWKEGNTVILVTHEPDIAAHANRVVRMRDGKVESDQRSVSQRVGA; the protein is encoded by the coding sequence ATGTTGATCCAGATCCGCGGACTGCACCGCGTCTATCAGGTCGGCGACGAGAAAGTCCACGCCTTGAACGGCGTGGATCTCGATATCGAAAGCAATGAATACGTCGCCATCATGGGACCGTCGGGCTCGGGCAAGTCGACGCTCATGAACATCCTCGGCTGTCTCGACAGCCCGACCCAGGGCTCCTATCAGCTCAAGGGCGCGGAGATCTCCCGAGTTTCCGACGACGAGCTCGCGCGGATTCGAAACCAGGAAATCGGCTTCGTCTTCCAGACCTTCAATCTGCTTCCCCGCGCCGACGCGCTGCACAACGTCGAGCTGCCGCTGGTCTACGCAGGCATTCGGCACGAAGAGCGGCGGAAGCGCGCCCGCGAAGCGCTCCAGCTGGTGGGCCTCGGCGATCGCATGTCGCACCGGCCCAACGAGCTCTCGGGCGGACAGCGCCAGCGTGTCGCCATCGCGCGTGCGCTGGTCAACAAGCCCAGCATCGTCCTGGCCGATGAGCCGACCGGCAACCTCGACACCGTCACCGGTGAGGAGATCATGGCGGCGTTCCAGCGGATCTGGAAGGAAGGAAACACGGTGATCCTGGTCACGCACGAGCCCGACATCGCCGCTCACGCGAACCGCGTGGTGCGCATGCGAGACGGCAAGGTCGAAAGCGACCAGCGCTCGGTGAGCCAGCGAGTGGGCGCATGA
- a CDS encoding ABC transporter permease codes for MNLRESVGIALGALRANKLRSFLTLLGTIIGVTSVIAVISFVEGLNRFVSDKLLNAGANVFVVDREGFITSQEAYEEAQRRPFVTLDDSDALRLGVQHASLVVPQMETIESLHWKGKAMKAVAIHGRGIGYDVVDDLSIEEGRHLADADDQHREMVCVIGPEVVDDLFAGLDPLGRNMRINDFTFEVVGVTKAKGKIFGASQDRFVVIPIHTFQKLFEERGSISIAVKSVDQSSLPLAEQEARNIMRGRRHLGPGRPDNFGITTSDNYLELYRNLTGGIFVVTIGVAAISLLVGGIVIMNIMLVSVTERTREIGIRKALGARRRDILTQFLVESTTLSLAGGVIGILGGIGLALLVGAISPLPAAVNLPSIAAGLLMSSLVGVFFGSYPAVRAAKLDPIESLRYE; via the coding sequence ATGAATCTCCGCGAGAGCGTGGGGATCGCCCTCGGGGCGCTCCGCGCCAACAAACTCCGTTCGTTCCTCACCCTGCTCGGCACCATCATCGGCGTCACCTCGGTGATCGCGGTGATCTCGTTCGTCGAGGGGCTCAATCGCTTCGTGTCCGACAAGCTGCTGAACGCCGGGGCCAACGTGTTCGTGGTGGATCGCGAGGGTTTCATCACCAGCCAGGAGGCCTACGAAGAGGCGCAGCGCCGGCCGTTCGTGACGCTCGATGACTCGGACGCGCTGAGGCTCGGTGTCCAGCACGCGAGCCTGGTGGTGCCGCAAATGGAGACCATCGAGTCGCTCCACTGGAAGGGCAAGGCCATGAAGGCCGTGGCCATTCATGGCCGCGGCATCGGCTATGACGTGGTCGACGACCTGTCCATCGAGGAGGGGCGCCACCTCGCCGATGCCGACGACCAGCATCGCGAAATGGTGTGCGTGATCGGCCCCGAAGTGGTGGACGACCTGTTCGCCGGACTCGATCCGCTGGGCCGGAACATGCGGATCAACGATTTCACCTTCGAGGTGGTGGGCGTGACCAAGGCCAAGGGCAAGATCTTCGGCGCCAGCCAGGATCGGTTCGTGGTGATCCCGATCCACACCTTCCAGAAGCTGTTCGAGGAGCGCGGCTCGATCTCGATCGCGGTCAAGAGCGTGGATCAATCGTCACTGCCGCTCGCCGAGCAGGAGGCGCGCAACATCATGCGCGGGCGCCGCCATCTCGGCCCCGGCCGGCCCGACAACTTCGGGATCACCACCTCCGACAACTACCTCGAGCTGTACCGGAACCTCACCGGCGGCATCTTCGTGGTGACCATCGGCGTGGCGGCGATCTCGTTGCTGGTGGGCGGTATCGTGATCATGAACATCATGCTGGTGTCGGTGACGGAGCGGACTCGCGAGATCGGCATCCGCAAGGCACTTGGGGCGCGCCGCCGCGATATCCTGACGCAGTTCCTGGTCGAGTCCACCACGCTTTCGCTCGCTGGCGGCGTGATCGGCATCCTGGGAGGCATCGGTCTGGCGTTGCTGGTCGGGGCGATCTCGCCGCTGCCGGCGGCCGTCAATCTGCCTTCGATCGCGGCCGGGCTGCTGATGTCGAGCCTGGTGGGCGTGTTCTTCGGTTCCTATCCAGCGGTGCGCGCCGCGAAATTGGATCCCATCGAATCCCTGCGGTACGAATAG
- a CDS encoding ABC transporter permease, producing MSWFLIRETLQMAQLALVANRLRSFLALLGIVIGVGTVIGMVALINGFQRSFQKSIQSFGTNTIYIRRIRPGIQFSGGIPDSLKQRRAFTMDDAEAILDRCPAVRAIAPFKFPFDDLRLEYRGKKTKITFVFGTNEDYLMVHGQNLERGRFFTEEEVQRRANVVVLGRDTREALFGDASGLGSTIHIRDIPFTVVGEFERKGKFLGNNFDEVAVVPYTIVDKYFAAPSDAPPWFPKRGELFLDATAVAPELNEEAQRQISEVLRVRRHLPSNKLNNFVVFTDDAFLQLYQTVTGGIVALMTLISSISLLVGGIGVMNIMLVAVTERTREIGVRKALGAPRKAILTQFLIEAVLLTALGGVLGVLLGGGISWLVHAASPLPTYVSLWSVVVGIGFSAIVGVFFGLYPAMRASRLDPVDSLRYE from the coding sequence ATGAGCTGGTTCCTGATCCGCGAGACCCTCCAGATGGCGCAGCTGGCGCTGGTCGCGAATCGACTGCGCAGCTTCCTCGCGCTCCTCGGCATCGTCATCGGCGTCGGCACCGTGATCGGGATGGTGGCGCTGATCAACGGCTTCCAGCGCTCGTTCCAGAAGAGCATCCAGTCGTTCGGCACCAACACCATCTATATCCGCCGCATCCGGCCCGGGATCCAGTTCTCGGGCGGCATTCCCGACAGCCTCAAGCAGCGCCGCGCCTTCACCATGGACGATGCGGAAGCGATCCTCGATCGCTGCCCGGCGGTGCGGGCGATCGCGCCGTTCAAGTTCCCGTTCGACGACCTGCGCCTCGAATACCGCGGCAAGAAGACCAAGATCACCTTCGTGTTCGGCACCAACGAGGACTACCTGATGGTGCACGGCCAGAACCTCGAACGCGGGCGCTTCTTCACCGAGGAAGAGGTGCAGCGCCGCGCCAACGTGGTGGTGCTGGGCCGCGATACCCGAGAAGCGCTGTTCGGCGATGCCAGCGGGCTGGGCAGTACCATTCACATCCGCGACATCCCGTTCACGGTGGTGGGAGAGTTCGAGCGCAAGGGCAAGTTCCTCGGCAACAATTTCGACGAGGTCGCGGTCGTTCCCTATACCATCGTGGACAAGTACTTCGCCGCGCCCTCGGACGCGCCGCCCTGGTTCCCGAAGCGCGGGGAGCTGTTCCTCGACGCGACGGCGGTGGCGCCCGAGCTCAACGAGGAAGCGCAGCGCCAGATCAGCGAAGTACTTCGCGTTCGACGGCATCTGCCCAGCAACAAGCTGAACAACTTCGTGGTGTTCACCGACGACGCGTTCCTTCAGCTCTATCAGACCGTCACCGGCGGCATCGTCGCGCTGATGACCCTGATTTCCTCGATCTCGCTGCTGGTGGGCGGCATCGGCGTCATGAACATCATGCTGGTCGCGGTGACCGAACGCACGCGTGAGATCGGCGTCCGCAAGGCGCTGGGCGCGCCGCGCAAGGCGATCCTCACCCAGTTCCTGATCGAGGCGGTGCTGCTGACGGCGCTGGGCGGCGTGCTGGGCGTGCTGCTCGGTGGCGGGATCTCGTGGCTGGTGCACGCCGCGAGTCCGCTTCCGACCTACGTCTCGCTCTGGTCGGTGGTGGTGGGCATCGGCTTCTCGGCGATCGTCGGGGTGTTCTTCGGACTCTACCCGGCGATGCGCGCCTCACGGCTCGACCCGGTGGACTCGCTGCGCTACGAGTAG
- the uvrA gene encoding excinuclease ABC subunit UvrA: MTSLDAPSAGPGASDASAERGLTDITIRGAREHNLQNLSLKLPRQSLIVLTGVSGSGKSSLAFDTLYAEGQRRYVESLSAYARQFLGQMEKPEVDAIDGLSPAIAIEQRGVGANPRSTVATVTEIYDYFRLLFTRLGTQYCPNCGTRMERRSSSEIVDALIQQCSGQRVALLAPIVRGRKGEYKKELEAARRQGFVRARVDGAWVELEEPPTLARHRRHDIEIVVDRVTVSAEQRGRIGEAVEAALRLGNGMVMGAREGSEDLVFSAGAACPKCGASVPVLEPKSFSFNSPYGACPDCGGLGTQNRVDPELVVPDPSKSIAGGAIPAWGDATGTWVGGTFRALARRFDFSLDTPWNKLPARARKLILYGSGGEEVRFEYRTRKGSAFIQKSTFEGVIPNLERRFRETKSESMRASIAELLEPRPCETCGGRRLRREALAVRIDGAHIAEWAALSVSEARVRAAGLRFESGRVTIAQPILREISSRLGFLEDVGLGYLTLDRSAGSLAGGEAQRIRLATQIGSQLTGVLYILDEPSIGLHPRDTRRLLDTLLKLRDLGNTVVVVEHDRETMEAADWIVDLGPGAGRHGGRLVAEGTPDQIRESSDSLTGAYLSGRRRVEVPARRRPAKGPFLEILGARAHNLKNVDAAIPLGTFTCVTGVSGSGKSTLVNDVLRAALERHFGIKGPTPGEHRAIRGLDALDKVVAIDQSPIGRTPRSNPATYTGAFSLIRDLFAQLPEARVRGYRPGRFSFNVKGGRCEACEGDGLKRIEMHFLPDVYVRCDVCHGRRYNRETLEVLWHGRSIADVLDLTVEEAVDALGAIPPLRRKLETLRGVGLGYIHLGQAATTLSGGEAQRVKLATELSRVATGRTLYLLDEPTTGLHFEDVRVLLEVLHALVERGNTVVVIEHQLDVMRSADWIIDLGPEGGDRGGTIVATGTPEELARRAGSHTGAALRESFAR, encoded by the coding sequence ATGACCTCGCTCGACGCCCCGAGCGCGGGCCCCGGCGCATCCGACGCGTCCGCCGAGCGCGGACTCACCGACATCACGATTCGCGGGGCCCGCGAGCACAATCTCCAGAACCTCAGCCTCAAGCTGCCGCGCCAGAGCCTGATCGTCCTCACCGGCGTGTCGGGCTCCGGCAAGTCGTCGCTGGCCTTCGACACGCTTTACGCCGAGGGTCAGCGGCGCTACGTCGAGTCACTCTCGGCCTACGCGCGGCAGTTCCTCGGGCAGATGGAGAAGCCCGAGGTGGATGCGATCGACGGCCTGTCGCCGGCGATCGCCATCGAGCAGCGCGGCGTGGGCGCCAACCCGCGCTCTACGGTCGCCACGGTCACCGAGATCTACGATTACTTCCGCTTGCTGTTCACGCGACTCGGAACGCAGTACTGCCCGAACTGCGGGACCCGCATGGAGCGCCGCAGCTCGAGCGAGATCGTGGACGCGCTGATCCAGCAATGCTCCGGCCAGCGCGTCGCCCTGCTGGCACCGATCGTTCGCGGCCGGAAGGGCGAGTACAAGAAGGAGCTGGAGGCGGCCCGGCGCCAGGGATTCGTGCGCGCGCGGGTGGACGGCGCCTGGGTGGAGCTGGAGGAGCCGCCGACGCTCGCGCGGCACCGCCGTCACGACATCGAGATCGTGGTGGACCGCGTGACGGTGAGCGCCGAGCAGCGCGGCCGGATCGGCGAGGCGGTCGAAGCCGCCCTCCGGCTCGGCAACGGCATGGTGATGGGCGCGCGGGAGGGAAGCGAGGACCTGGTGTTCAGCGCCGGCGCCGCCTGCCCGAAGTGCGGCGCGAGCGTGCCGGTGCTCGAACCCAAGAGTTTCTCGTTCAACTCACCCTATGGCGCGTGTCCGGATTGCGGTGGACTGGGCACCCAGAATCGCGTCGATCCCGAACTCGTCGTCCCCGATCCGTCGAAAAGCATCGCCGGCGGCGCGATCCCGGCCTGGGGCGATGCCACCGGCACCTGGGTGGGCGGGACGTTCCGCGCGCTTGCCAGGCGGTTCGATTTCTCGCTCGACACCCCCTGGAACAAGCTGCCCGCCAGGGCGCGGAAGCTGATCCTCTACGGCAGCGGAGGAGAAGAGGTGCGGTTCGAGTACCGCACGCGCAAGGGCTCGGCGTTCATTCAGAAGAGCACGTTCGAGGGCGTGATCCCGAATCTCGAGCGCCGTTTCCGGGAAACGAAGAGCGAGAGCATGCGCGCCAGCATCGCCGAGCTGCTCGAGCCGCGGCCCTGCGAAACCTGCGGCGGGCGGCGGCTGCGGCGCGAGGCGCTCGCGGTCCGGATCGACGGCGCCCACATCGCCGAATGGGCCGCGCTGTCGGTGAGCGAGGCCCGCGTTCGCGCAGCCGGCCTGCGCTTCGAGAGCGGAAGGGTCACGATCGCGCAGCCGATCCTGCGCGAGATCTCGAGTCGGCTGGGATTCCTCGAGGACGTGGGGCTCGGCTATCTCACGCTCGATCGTTCGGCGGGCTCCCTGGCCGGCGGCGAGGCGCAGCGCATCCGGCTCGCGACCCAAATCGGCTCGCAGCTGACCGGCGTGCTCTACATCCTCGATGAGCCCTCGATCGGCCTCCATCCGCGCGACACGCGAAGGCTGCTCGACACGCTGCTCAAGCTGCGCGATCTCGGCAATACCGTAGTGGTCGTGGAACACGACCGCGAGACCATGGAGGCCGCCGACTGGATCGTCGACCTCGGCCCCGGCGCCGGGCGCCACGGTGGCCGGCTGGTTGCCGAGGGAACGCCCGATCAGATTCGCGAGTCGAGCGACTCGCTGACCGGCGCCTACCTCTCGGGCCGCCGCCGGGTGGAGGTTCCCGCCCGCCGGCGGCCGGCGAAGGGGCCGTTCCTCGAGATCCTCGGCGCGCGCGCCCACAATCTCAAGAACGTCGACGCGGCGATTCCGCTCGGCACCTTCACCTGTGTCACCGGCGTGTCGGGCTCGGGGAAGAGCACGCTGGTCAACGACGTGCTGCGGGCCGCGCTGGAGCGCCACTTCGGGATCAAGGGGCCGACGCCGGGCGAACATCGAGCGATCCGCGGGCTCGACGCCCTCGACAAGGTGGTGGCGATCGATCAGAGCCCGATCGGCCGAACGCCGCGCTCGAACCCCGCCACCTACACCGGCGCGTTCAGCCTGATTCGGGATCTGTTCGCGCAGTTGCCCGAAGCACGCGTGCGCGGCTACCGGCCCGGGCGCTTCTCCTTCAACGTCAAGGGCGGGCGTTGCGAAGCCTGTGAGGGCGACGGCCTCAAGCGCATCGAGATGCATTTCCTCCCGGACGTCTATGTGCGTTGCGACGTGTGCCATGGCCGGCGTTACAACCGCGAAACCCTCGAGGTCTTGTGGCACGGTCGTTCGATCGCCGACGTGCTCGATCTGACGGTCGAGGAAGCCGTGGATGCGCTCGGCGCGATCCCGCCGCTTCGCAGAAAGCTCGAAACGCTCCGGGGTGTCGGGCTTGGGTACATCCACCTCGGTCAGGCGGCGACCACGCTCTCGGGCGGTGAGGCGCAGCGCGTCAAGCTGGCGACCGAGCTGTCGCGGGTCGCGACCGGCCGCACCCTCTATCTCCTCGACGAGCCGACCACCGGACTCCACTTCGAAGACGTGCGCGTGCTGCTCGAAGTGCTGCACGCCCTGGTCGAGCGCGGCAACACCGTGGTGGTGATCGAGCACCAGCTCGACGTGATGCGCAGCGCCGACTGGATCATCGACCTCGGCCCCGAAGGCGGCGATCGCGGTGGCACCATTGTCGCCACCGGCACGCCCGAAGAGCTGGCCCGGCGCGCCGGTTCGCACACCGGCGCCGCGCTGCGGGAGAGCTTCGCCAGGTGA
- the tdh gene encoding L-threonine 3-dehydrogenase — MTSIPTTRDEPRTPSTVRSTTMKAVVKARAGPGLEIRDVPVPTVGPGQILLRVLRAGVCGTDLHIWEWDAWSQGRMRPPVTVGHEFVGEVVELGEGVTELKVGDRVSCESHIVCGHCIACRTGHAHVCENTRILGVDVNGGWAEFVAVPASNAWQAPTNVPIEVQGIMEPLGNAVHTAFAGELSACRIAVTGCGPIGLFAVGVAKAAGAAQVIASDVSPYRLELARKMNADAVIDPSKQDFVERVRELTGGRMLDGVLEMSGNAGAIRDALRALRSGGRLSQLGLIGAPLALDWTQLLIFKGITVHGIIGRRMYQTWYQMDGLLRSGRLDVRPAITHVMPMDQVEDAIRLLRSGQAGKVVLVPWGEEA; from the coding sequence ATGACGTCGATTCCCACCACCCGCGACGAGCCTCGAACGCCGAGCACGGTGCGCTCGACCACCATGAAGGCGGTGGTCAAGGCGCGCGCCGGCCCCGGGCTCGAGATCCGCGACGTGCCGGTGCCCACCGTGGGCCCGGGCCAGATTCTGCTGCGGGTGCTGCGTGCCGGGGTGTGCGGTACCGACCTGCACATCTGGGAGTGGGATGCGTGGTCACAGGGGCGCATGCGCCCGCCGGTCACGGTCGGCCACGAGTTCGTCGGCGAGGTCGTCGAGCTCGGCGAGGGCGTGACCGAGCTCAAGGTGGGCGATCGCGTCTCGTGCGAGAGCCACATCGTCTGCGGGCACTGCATCGCCTGCCGCACCGGCCACGCCCACGTCTGCGAAAACACGAGGATCCTGGGTGTGGACGTCAATGGCGGCTGGGCCGAATTCGTCGCGGTGCCGGCCTCGAACGCCTGGCAGGCGCCCACCAACGTTCCGATCGAGGTGCAGGGCATCATGGAGCCGCTCGGCAATGCCGTGCACACCGCGTTCGCCGGAGAGCTCTCGGCCTGCCGGATCGCGGTGACCGGCTGCGGCCCGATCGGCCTGTTCGCGGTGGGCGTGGCGAAGGCCGCGGGCGCCGCGCAGGTGATCGCCAGCGATGTTTCGCCCTACCGCCTGGAGCTGGCGAGGAAGATGAACGCCGACGCGGTGATCGATCCCTCGAAGCAGGATTTCGTCGAACGGGTGCGCGAGCTGACCGGCGGGCGGATGCTCGACGGCGTGCTCGAGATGTCGGGCAATGCCGGCGCGATCCGCGACGCGCTGCGCGCGCTCCGGAGCGGCGGCCGGCTCTCGCAGCTCGGCCTCATCGGTGCGCCGCTGGCGCTCGACTGGACGCAGCTTCTGATCTTCAAGGGCATCACCGTGCACGGCATCATCGGCCGTCGCATGTACCAGACCTGGTATCAGATGGATGGGCTCCTGCGCTCGGGCCGGCTCGACGTGCGACCCGCGATCACGCACGTGATGCCGATGGATCAGGTGGAGGACGCGATCCGCCTGCTGCGCTCCGGGCAGGCCGGCAAGGTGGTGCTGGTGCCGTGGGGCGAGGAGGCGTGA